The sequence TGACATTTCTGACAAGGTAATAATAGGACTTACCAGTGATGAGCTTGCAGAAAAAAAGAAAAAAATTCTAATTCATAAATATGAAAAACGATTTGAAAATTTAACTACCCTTCTTTTAAAAAAATACCCTCGTAGTTCTTTTCAAATTAGTAAATTGAATAATGATTTTGGACCTGCAGTTCTAGAAAAAGAAGTTGAAGCATTAGTTGTAAGTGATGAAACTAGTAATCAAGGAAATGTTTTGAATAAATTGAGAGAAGATAAGAAACTTCCTCCTGTTCAAATTATCACTGTTCCAATGTTTCTGGCAAAAGATGGTAAAAGAATATCTACCACTCGAATAAAAAATTCTGAAATTGATGTTGAAGGAAACTTGCTTTCAATTGACAAGTAGCTTGTCTAACTTTGAGTAATTGGAATAAATCAAAATTTCTAAATTTTACTTCATGGCAATCATCAATCATATGATGAAAAAAATTGATACTGATGTATCAAATCTTAAACAGGGGTTACATCCACAAAATCTCTCATATTGGTATGGTAAAATTATCCAAGAAACAATTGAAATGGCACCTCCGTGGTTACAAGATAAAATCAAAGTTCACCAAGATCCTATACTTTCAATGAAATTCAATTTAGATATTTCAAAACGTGCAGTCAGATATTTTATGATTGTAGTTGACAATAATTTGGATGAGATGCCTTATTCGACCAAACTTTATTTTCTCAAAGTTCAAGAAATACTATCTACTGAAATGGATAAATCTTTAGTTTAATGTGATTTTTTTATTTTAGGCACAAATTCAAGCTCTAAGTATCTATATTCAATCAAACTTAATTTTGAATATAATGGAACTTTACAAATCAAAGTATTCTGATAAAAAAGATTCACGGCGAACATCAAAACGAGAAAATGGTCCTTCTCGCTCTTTTAGAAATTCTAGTAATGACAGAAGCTCAAGATATTCACGAGATGACAGAAGAGGAGAATCTACAACTGTAACCTGTGCTGATTGTGGAACTGAATGTCAAGTTCCATTTGTTCCAAGAACCGACAAA comes from Nitrosopumilus sp. and encodes:
- a CDS encoding phosphopantetheine adenylyltransferase; amino-acid sequence: MSKYSLVAMGGTFDIIHKGHLTLLSNAFDISDKVIIGLTSDELAEKKKKILIHKYEKRFENLTTLLLKKYPRSSFQISKLNNDFGPAVLEKEVEALVVSDETSNQGNVLNKLREDKKLPPVQIITVPMFLAKDGKRISTTRIKNSEIDVEGNLLSIDK